A DNA window from Arachis hypogaea cultivar Tifrunner chromosome 18, arahy.Tifrunner.gnm2.J5K5, whole genome shotgun sequence contains the following coding sequences:
- the LOC112772049 gene encoding protein transport protein Sec61 subunit gamma-like: MDAVDSVLEPLKEFSKDSVRLVNRCHKPDRKEYFKVAVSTAIGIMVMGFVGFFVKLIFIPVNNIIVGSG, from the coding sequence ATGGACGCTGTTGATTCAGTGTTGGAACCTCTCAAAGAATTCTCCAAGGACAGCGTAAGGCTCGTCAACCGTTGCCATAAACCCGATCGCAAAGAATATTTCAAGGTAGCTGTTAGTACTGCAATCGGAATCATGGTTATGGGATTCGTTGGCTTCTTCGTCAAGCTCATCTTCATTCCCGTTAACAACATCATCGTCGGATCTGGTTAG